One window of Ziziphus jujuba cultivar Dongzao chromosome 5, ASM3175591v1 genomic DNA carries:
- the LOC107419759 gene encoding transmembrane 9 superfamily member 8, which translates to MESPGSMAVRTATISAILLLLIHGACSFYLPGVAPDDFSKGDELKVKVNKLTSTKTQLPYSYYSLPFCNPGRIVDSAENLGEVLRGDRIENSPYVFKMREPQMCNIVCKVKLDAKMAKEFKEKINDEYRVNMILDNLPLVVPMRRLDQESPPVYQLGYFVGLKSQSGGKDEKFFIHNHLAFTVKYHRDLQTETSRIVGFEVKPFSVKHEFEGKWNEKNTRLTTCDPHAKHTVVNNNNPQEVGENKEIIFTYDVDFQESDVKWASRWDAYLLMSDDQIHWFSIVNSLMIVLFLSGMVAMIMLRTLYRDISKYNELETQEEAQEETGWKLVHGDVFRPPNKSDLLCVYVGTGVQFLGMILVTMIFAVLGFLSPSNRGGLMTAMLLLYAFMGLFAGYASARLYKMFKGTDWKKIALRTAVLFPAVVFAIFFVLNTLIWGQKSSGAVPFGTMFALVFLWFGISVPLVFVGSYVGFKKPAIEDPVKTNKIPRQIPEQAWYMNPVFSILIGGILPFGAVFIELFFILTSIWLNQFYYIFGFLFLVLIILIITCAEITVVLCYFQLCSEDYLWWWRSYLTSGSSALYLFLYATFYFFTKLEITKLVSGLLYFGYMLIASYAFFVVTGTIGFYACFWFTRLIYSSVKID; encoded by the exons ATGGAGTCTCCAGGATCTATGGCGGTCCGTACAGCGACGATCTCTGCAATCCTTCTGCTTTTGATCCATGGCGCCTGTTCCTTCTATCTCCCCGGCGTCGCTCCGGATGACTTTTCAAAG GGAGATGAATTGAAAGTGAAAGTGAACAAGTTGACTTCTACAAAGACTCAACTTCCTTACTCGTATTATTCTCTTCCTTTCTGTAACCCAGGTCGAATAGTTGACAGTGCAGAAAATCTAGGCGAAGTACTTCGTGGTGATCGTATTGAAAACTCCCCTTATGTG TTTAAAATGCGGGAGCCACAGATGTGCAATATTGTCTGCAAGGTCAAACTTGATGCCAAGATGGCAAAAGAGTTCAAAGAGAAGATAAACGATGAGTATCGGGTCAACAT GATCCTCGATAACCTGCCTCTAGTGGTTCCCATGCGAAGGCTAGATCAGGAATCTCCACCTGTTTATCAGCTTGGCTATTTTGTTGGGCTCAAAAGTCAATCTGGG GGCAAAGATGAGAAGTTCTTTATCCACAACCATTTGGCGTTCACTGTCAAGTATCATAGAGATCTGCAAACTGAGACATCAAGAATTGTGGGATTTGAGGTTAAGCCCTTCAG TGTTAAGCACGAATTTGAAGGGAAATGGAATGAAAAAAACACTCGTTTAACTACCTGTGACCCTCATGCAAAACATACAGTCGTTAACAACAATAATCCTCAAGAAGTTGGAGAGAACAAAGAAATTATATTCACATATGATGTTGATTTCCAG GAGAGCGATGTAAAGTGGGCTTCTAGATGGGATGCTTATCTCTTAATGAGCGATGATCAAATTCACTGGTTTTCAATTGTCAATTCATTGATGATTGTCCTCTTCCTATCAGGCATGGTGGCAATGATAATGCTTCGGACACTCTACCGTGATATTTCCAAATACAATGAACTTGAGACCCAGGAAGAAGCACAGGAAGAGACAGGATGGAAACTTGTCCATGGGGATGTTTTTAGGCCCCCAAATAAGTCGGATTTGCTCTGTGTGTATGTTGGAACTGGTGTTCAGTTCTTGGGGATGATACTTGTGACTATGATCTTTGCTGTTCTTGGATTCTTATCCCCTTCCAACAGAGGTGGTCTTATGACGGCCATGCTCTTGCTTTATGCCTTCATGGGTCTTTTCGCAGGTTACGCCTCTGCACGCCTGTACAAAATGTTTAAAGGAACAGACTGGAAAAAGATTGCTCTTAGGACTGCTGTCTTGTTTCCAGCAGTTGTTTTTGCAATTTTCTTCGTCTTAAACACACTCATATGGGGGCAGAAATCATCTGGCGCTGTGCCATTTGGGACAATGTTTGCCCTGGTCTTCTTGTGGTTTGGGATCTCGGTTCCCCTTGTGTTTGTGGGAAGCTATGTTGGGTTCAAGAAGCCAGCAATTGAGGATCCTGTGAAGACAAATAAAATCCCAAGGCAGATTCCTGAACAGGCCTGGTACATGAACCCTGTTTTCTCAATTCTAATTGGAGGAATTCTTCCGTTCGGAGCTGTTTTCATCGAATTGTTCTTCATCCTCACCTCCATCTGGCTGAACCAGTTCTACTACATATTCGGTTTCCTGTTCTTGGTCTTGATCATACTTATCATCACTTGCGCCGAGATAACTGTGGTGCTTTGCTACTTCCAGTTGTGCAGCGAGGATTATCTTTGGTGGTGGAGGTCATACCTCACATCAGGCTCGTCTGCTCTGTACCTCTTCCTCTACGCCACATTCTACTTCTTCACAAAGCTTGAAATTACCAAGTTGGTCTCTGGGTTATTATACTTCGGATACATGTTAATCGCTTCATATGCATTTTTTGTGGTCACCGGTACCATAGGATTTTATGCATGCTTTTGGTTCACAAGGCTCATCTACTCATCTGTTAAGATTGATTAA